From Xyrauchen texanus isolate HMW12.3.18 chromosome 9, RBS_HiC_50CHRs, whole genome shotgun sequence, the proteins below share one genomic window:
- the LOC127649216 gene encoding anoctamin-8-like, with product MSSAVLEKLLRGRLFHARQYIMRHKSKITMAPAENCDVLMTFPESTDDHTLLWLLNQIRLGIPQIRVQIRQHKYTHNSAFFITSAFENLLRGAEQMGMQKTVKARYGGGTRRFSCEEDDIYENIESELCFFTSQERQSIIKYWLDNLRAKQGEALHNIHFLEGQPIIPELILRGAILQIFPLHEQRIINQLMTSWVQAVCEKQPLDDICDYFGVKIAMYFAWLGFYTNSMLYPAVIGFLLWIFAESDQASQDICCVVFAIFNVVWATLFLERWKRREAELAYKWGTLDTPTESLEEPRPQFWGVKRRSPVTDCEEFFYPPWKRRMFCWFVSLPICILCLCFVCLAMFVCLELQEFVMETKELPSICRFIPKLLLAITVTVCDEVYKKIALWLNDQENYRLQSTYDNNLILKTVFFQFINSYLSLFYIGFYLKDMERLKEMLATLLIFRQFLQNIKEVLQPYLYEHHKLGALRMLSDLIHTKVLNYSNLIMQRMRRTCQASLDVNKSGSSPDQSEKTERRSLIGSYKVPKTEEADDAGLKQRKVSFTEKVEYKDQVVEAPTQGRLLDDGSPTLVVEGMDPSSIFDMCDDDENVKETVSKLQGPQRRKTTCAGDNHSMDKKKSWMDPPEETGSTVLTQPEIESCMLTYEDTLQDYQEMFIQFGYVVLFSSAFPLAAMCALINNIVEIRSDALKLCSGLQRPFGQRVENIGQWQTAMEAMGLIAIIVNCYLIGQCGQLKRLFPWLSPEMAIVSVVLLEHFVILLKYVIHIAIPDIPSWVADEMAKLEYQRREALKKHEHLAQQHQQQQRRKNEEEEEHQKMAEELARQESEQDKSDPNGGEDHHNEKSIGTKFSSGGDKPKRPSSILGNNNVMKLKQKIPLQGKFTSTTSPSGEAKLPGFLKYLKSPEFKKEAAMAVVPAATHVSQEKSQSPSKSFNPGKLFNFGKENLCTGAGSDQQAKLEDASRSSYAQLTNNDQIPSSEELPSSEFEKGKTTDSGSSNPSKKQ from the exons ATGTCTTCGGCAGTATTAG AGAAATTACTCAGAGGTCGTCTCTTTCATGCCAGACAGTATATCATGAGGCATAAATCCAAGATCACAATGGCACCTGCTGAAAACTGTGATGTACTAATGACTTTCCCAG AGAGCACAGACGACCATACGCTGTTATGGTTACTTAACCAAATCCGTCTGGGAATTCCACAAATCAGAGTCCAGATTCGGCAGCATAAATACACTCACAACTCTGCATTCTTTATTACCTCAGCCTTTGAGAA CTTGTTGCGTGGAGCTGAACAGATGGGCATGCAAAAGACAGTGAAGGCACGCTATGGAGGTGGCACTCGCAGGTTTTCATGTGAGGAGGATGACATTTATGAGAACATAGAGAGTGAGCTGTGTTTTTTCACATCACAG GAGCGTCAGAGTATTATCAAATATTGGCTGGACAATCTGCGGGCCAAACAGGGCGAAGCTCTTCATAACATTCACTTCCTGGAGGGTCAACCAATCA TACCAGAGCTTATATTGAGGGGTGCAATTCTTCAAATATTTCCCCTTCATGAGCAGAGAATTATAAATCAGTTGATGACGTCCTGGGTTCAGGCAGTCTGTGAGAAGCAACCCTTAG ATGATATCTGTGATTATTTTGGTGTGAAGATCGCCATGTACTTTGCATGGTTGGGGTTTTACACCAACTCTATGCTATACCCAGCAGTGATTGGCTTTCTACTCTGGATCTTTGCAGAGTCTGATCAG GCAAGTCAGGATATTTGCTGTGTGGTATTCGCCATTTTCAATGTGGTGTGGGCAACACTGTTCCTGGAGAGATGGAAGCGGCGGGAAGCAGAATTAGCATATAAGTGGGGCACACTGGACACCCCTACAGAGTCACTGGAGGAACCCCGTCCACAGTTTTGG GGTGTTAAACGCCGCAGCCCAGTGACAGATTGTGAAGAGTTTTTCTACCCACCCTGGAAGAGGAGAATGTTCTGCTGGTTTGTCAGCTTACCTATCTGCATCCTGTGTCTCTGCTTCGTCTGCTTGGCCATGTTTGTCTGCCTGGAACTTCAA GAATTTGTAATGGAAACAAAAGAGTTGCCAAGCATCTGCCGATTTATTCCTAAACTTTTGCTGGCTATAACTGTTACTGTATGTGATGAAGTGTACAAGAAAATAGCTCTCTGGCTCAATGATCAGG AAAATTACAGACTTCAGAGCACGTATGATAATAATCTCATCCTCAAGACTGTTTTT TTTCAGTTCATAAATTCTTACCTCAGTCTTTTCTACATTGGATTTTATCTCAAAGATATGGAGCGGTTAAAAGAG ATGCTGGCCACATTGTTGATCTTTCGCCAATTTCTACAAAACATCAAAGAAGTGTTACAGCCGTATCTTTATGAGCACCACAAATTAGGGGCCCTGAGGATGTTATCTGACTTAATTCACACCAAGGTCTTGAACTATAGCAATTTGATAATGCAAAGGATGCGACGGACTTGCCAAGCCAGTCTTGATGTGAACAAAAGTGGCTCATCTCCAGACCAATCAGAGAAAACAGAAAGGAGAAGTTTGATTGGCAGCTACAAAGTTCCCAAAACAGAGGAAGCAGATGATGCTGGTCTAAAGCAAAGGAAGGTCAGCTTCACCGAGAAAGTGGAATACAAAGACCAAGTTGTGGAAGCACCAACACAGGGCAGATTACTAGACGATGGTAGTCCTACTCTTGTTGTTGAAGGAATGGATCCATCTTCAATATTTGATATGTGTGATGATGATGAGAATGTCAAGGAAACTGTGAGTAAACTGCAAGGGCCTCAAAGGAGAAAGACCACATGTGCAGGAGACAACCACagtatggacaaaaaaaaatcctGGATGGACCCTCCAGAAGAGACTGGGTCTACTGTTTTGACCCAACCTGAGATTGAAAGTTGCATGCTAACTTATGAG GATACTCTTCAAGATTACCAGGAGATGTTCATACAGTTTGGCTACGTTGTGCTCTTCTCATCTGCATTTCCTTTGGCGGCCATGTGTGCCCTTATAAATAACATTGTAGAGATCCGAAGTGATGCCTTAAAACTTTGCTCAGGCCTCCAGAGGCCCTTTGGTCAAAGGGTAGAAAACATTGGACAATGGCAG ACTGCAATGGAGGCTATGGGTCTGATTGCTATAATTGTGAACTGTTACCTTATTGGCCAATGTGGACAGCTAAAACGACTCTTCCCCTGGTTGAGTCCTGAAATGGCCATTGTCTCTGTTGTATTACTAGAG CACTTTGTCATTTTGCTCAAATATGTCATTCATATTGCAATTCCTGATATTCCAAGCTGGGTGGCAGATGAGATGGCCAAACTTGAATACCAGAGAAGAGAAGCTCTCAAG AAACATGAACACCTGGCTCAGCAGCACCAGCAGCAGCAACGGAGGAAGAatgaagaagaggaggagcaTCAAAAAATGGCAGAGGAATTGGCACGACAAGAGAGCGAACAAGACAAATCAGATCCCAATGGAGGTGAAGATCATCACAATGAGAAAAGTATAGGAACCAAGTTCAGCTCTGGAGGAGATAAGCCCAAGAGACCCAGCTCAATTTTAGGCAACAATAATGTtatgaaacttaaacaaaaaatccCTCTTCAGGGTAAATTCACCTCCACCACTTCTCCAAGTGGCGAGGCCAAACTTCCTGGTTTTCTAAAGTACCTCAAGTCTCCGGAGTTCAAAAAGGAAGCAGCTATGGCAGTTGTGCCAGCAGCTACACATGTGAGCCAAGAGAAATCACAGTCTCCTAGCAAATCATTCAACCCAGGAAAACTGTTCAACTTTGGAAAAGAAAATCTGTGTACTGGTGCTGGTTCTGATCAACAAGCAAAACTAGAAGATGCATCCAGGTCCTCTTATGCACAACTCACAAATAATGACCAAATTCCTTCATCAGAAGAGCTTCCATCTTCTGAGTTTGAAAAAGGCAAGACCACTGACTCTGGTAGTAGTAATCCTTCAAAAAAACAGTGA